The following proteins are co-located in the Conyzicola lurida genome:
- a CDS encoding FAD-dependent oxidoreductase → MRRALDSFTGKVTMYRLVLIALVAIAALAVVLALVGQLAFPVTDLLASLAVALVVTVTTSWLFALVFRVKAHPESALITGFLLFFLFYPSAAVPDLLGVAAAAAIASASKYLLAIRGRHIFNPAAIGVVIVSLLGLNYAVWWVATGVLLPFTAIGAFLVLYRSRRLPVGVTFVVIAAALVMIRLVSSGQDVAGALTSTFTQFPLVFLAGFMLSEPLTLPPRRWQQLTVAAVVAVLFSTVFSIGPFTNTPELALVVGNLVAFAFGQRRGIRLAYDGKRQLTPTTWEFAFRPTRPASFRAGQYLELTVPHRADFRGSRRIFSISSAPTTDGPLTVALSVPEKPSSFKRAFLELEPGATVRATGIGGDFALPKDTSVPVVLIAGGIGITPFASQIAHDHALGIDRDIVVVYSVRHNDEIGYGELLEKTGVRVVLVSPTEPERLPQNWTWAGNGRVSGDLVQQTVPDVTSRRVYVSGPPAMVSDIRAALRSLGVKRVTADYFSGY, encoded by the coding sequence ATGAGACGTGCACTCGACAGCTTTACCGGCAAGGTCACGATGTACCGCCTCGTGCTGATCGCGCTCGTCGCCATCGCGGCACTCGCCGTCGTGCTGGCCCTCGTCGGGCAACTGGCGTTCCCGGTCACCGACCTGCTCGCGTCGCTCGCCGTCGCGCTCGTCGTCACGGTCACGACGAGCTGGCTGTTCGCGCTCGTCTTCCGCGTCAAGGCGCACCCCGAATCCGCGCTCATCACCGGATTCCTGCTGTTCTTCCTGTTCTACCCGAGCGCCGCCGTGCCCGACCTGCTCGGCGTCGCCGCCGCGGCCGCGATCGCCAGCGCCTCGAAGTACCTGCTCGCGATCCGCGGCCGGCACATCTTCAACCCCGCCGCGATCGGCGTCGTCATCGTCTCCCTGCTCGGCCTGAACTACGCCGTGTGGTGGGTGGCCACCGGAGTGCTGCTGCCGTTCACCGCGATCGGCGCGTTCCTCGTGCTCTACCGCTCCCGTCGGCTGCCGGTCGGCGTGACGTTCGTCGTGATCGCCGCGGCCCTGGTGATGATCCGCCTGGTCTCGTCGGGGCAGGATGTCGCGGGAGCACTCACCTCCACGTTCACGCAGTTTCCGCTGGTGTTCCTCGCCGGATTTATGCTGAGCGAACCGCTGACCCTGCCGCCGCGCCGCTGGCAGCAGCTCACCGTCGCCGCGGTCGTCGCGGTGCTGTTCTCCACGGTGTTCAGCATCGGGCCGTTCACGAATACCCCCGAACTGGCCCTCGTGGTCGGCAACCTCGTGGCCTTCGCGTTCGGGCAACGCCGCGGCATCCGCCTCGCCTACGACGGAAAGCGGCAGCTCACCCCGACGACGTGGGAGTTCGCGTTCCGGCCCACGCGTCCCGCGAGTTTCCGCGCCGGGCAGTACCTCGAGCTGACGGTGCCGCACCGCGCCGACTTCCGCGGCAGCCGCCGCATCTTCAGCATCTCCTCCGCACCGACGACCGACGGGCCGCTCACTGTCGCGCTCTCGGTGCCCGAGAAGCCGTCGAGCTTCAAGCGCGCGTTCCTCGAACTCGAACCGGGCGCGACCGTGCGGGCCACCGGCATCGGCGGCGACTTCGCGCTGCCGAAGGACACGTCCGTGCCCGTCGTGCTCATCGCCGGCGGCATCGGCATCACGCCGTTCGCGAGCCAGATCGCGCACGACCACGCCCTCGGCATCGACCGCGACATCGTGGTGGTCTACTCGGTGCGCCACAACGACGAGATCGGGTACGGCGAGCTGCTCGAGAAGACCGGCGTGCGCGTCGTGCTGGTCAGCCCGACGGAGCCGGAACGACTTCCGCAGAACTGGACCTGGGCCGGCAACGGACGCGTCTCGGGCGACCTCGTGCAGCAGACGGTTCCCGACGTGACCTCCCGCCGCGTCTACGTCTCCGGTCCGCCGGCGATGGTCTCCGACATCCGTGCCGCCCTGCGGTCTCTCGGCGTGAAGCGGGTCACGGCCGACTACTTCTCGGGGTACTGA
- a CDS encoding FAD:protein FMN transferase, translating into MSTSTRSRSTRSPVPRSPATASTPRSKRSRPTLPASHRFAAIGTQWSIDTVEPLGADAVEEIAARVEAFDRTYSRFRDDSLVARIAATAGSYAFPDDAAALFELYKNLYEATDGALSPLVGRTLETMGYDRGYSLTPAAQRASVPRWEDAFAWDGHELSTVRPIMLDVGAAGKGYLVDLVGAILDGHGIAGFVVDASGDILHSGSSPIRVGLEHPLDTTKAIGIVELAGASLCASASNRRAWGDGLHHIIDATTGLPVRRVIATWAIAPTALVADGLATALFLAEPGRLAQTFDFEFVRMFADGRVDHSPTLNGELFA; encoded by the coding sequence GTGTCAACATCGACGAGATCTCGGTCGACAAGGTCGCCGGTTCCTCGCTCACCAGCGACGGCTTCAACGCCGCGATCGAAGAGATCAAGGCCGACGCTGCCAGCTAGCCACCGCTTCGCCGCGATCGGCACCCAGTGGAGCATCGACACCGTCGAGCCCCTGGGTGCCGATGCCGTCGAGGAGATCGCCGCCCGCGTCGAGGCTTTCGACCGCACCTACTCGCGTTTCCGTGACGACTCGCTCGTCGCCCGCATCGCCGCCACGGCGGGCAGCTACGCGTTTCCCGACGACGCGGCCGCGCTCTTCGAGCTGTATAAAAACCTCTACGAAGCGACGGATGGCGCGCTCAGCCCGCTCGTGGGCCGCACGCTCGAGACCATGGGATACGACCGCGGCTATAGCCTGACGCCGGCCGCGCAGCGCGCCTCCGTGCCGCGCTGGGAGGACGCATTCGCCTGGGACGGGCACGAGCTCTCCACCGTGCGCCCCATCATGCTCGACGTGGGCGCGGCCGGGAAGGGATATCTGGTCGACCTCGTGGGCGCGATCCTCGACGGGCACGGCATCGCCGGGTTCGTGGTCGACGCGAGCGGCGACATCCTGCACTCCGGTTCCTCCCCCATCCGCGTCGGCCTCGAGCACCCGCTCGACACCACCAAGGCGATCGGCATCGTCGAGCTCGCCGGCGCCTCGCTCTGCGCCTCCGCGTCGAACCGCCGCGCGTGGGGCGACGGACTGCACCACATCATCGACGCGACCACCGGACTGCCGGTGCGCCGCGTCATCGCCACCTGGGCCATCGCGCCGACCGCGCTCGTCGCCGACGGGCTCGCCACCGCGCTGTTCCTCGCCGAGCCCGGCCGGCTCGCCCAGACCTTCGATTTCGAGTTCGTGCGCATGTTCGCCGACGGCCGCGTCGATCACTCGCCCACCCTGAATGGAGAATTGTTCGCATGA
- a CDS encoding FMN-binding protein, with amino-acid sequence MNNQRAKYPFAILTGLTLVGALAGCSSAAEGDTTTTDTGTTDSSESTTDSTDAATTGSYADGTYTEDADYQSPNGTENVEVTVTLADGVITAVEVVGDGDNPNSKRYQTAFADGIADVVEGVNIDEISVDKVAGSSLTSDGFNAAIEEIKADAAS; translated from the coding sequence ATGAACAACCAACGCGCAAAGTACCCCTTCGCCATCCTCACCGGACTGACTCTCGTGGGTGCTCTCGCTGGCTGCAGCAGCGCCGCCGAGGGTGACACCACGACGACCGACACCGGTACGACCGATTCCTCCGAATCGACGACCGACAGCACGGATGCCGCCACCACCGGCAGCTACGCCGACGGCACGTACACCGAAGACGCCGACTACCAGAGCCCCAACGGCACCGAGAACGTCGAGGTCACCGTCACGCTGGCCGACGGCGTCATCACGGCCGTCGAGGTCGTGGGCGACGGCGACAACCCCAACTCGAAGCGCTACCAGACCGCGTTCGCCGACGGTATCGCCGACGTCGTGGAGGGTGTCAACATCGACGAGATCTCGGTCGACAAGGTCGCCGGTTCCTCGCTCACCAGCGACGGCTTCAACGCCGCGATCGAAGAGATCAAGGCCGACGCTGCCAGCTAG
- a CDS encoding S8 family serine peptidase: MSKPPGGRVATSSIRKAVSTIATAGLLASALVVGTAAAASAAPIVPGGVGQTSFEPGRYIVTLAEDAVATYEGGTSGYEATTPDEGDQLNARRAPVQSYSDYLETKQQDVAAAVGATIDYSYTMALNGFAADLTAAQAAELASNKDVVALTPDELKHITAVQNPVPSTEFLGLEGDGGVWAATGGAETAGAGVVVGVLDTGIAPENPAFAGDPLTTVAGDEPYLSAENTITYTKGDGDTFTGTCQTGEQFVVGDCSTKIVGARYFVNGFGEANLGDATTGTGEFVSPRDGDGHGSHTGSTAVGNYGTEADVLGRDFGTISGVAPAAKIAAYKVCWSGPDDGATTDDGCTTTDMLAAINQAVRDGVDVLNFSIGGGAAETTFSPTDEAFLGAAAAGIFVAASAGNSGPGSSTLDNASPWITTVAASTIPSYYGTVTLGDGQSFVGASITVTDPVAGGLVNSTAVAAAGDAGADAALCAPGSLDPALVPADTLIVCDRGVVDRTAKSAEVARVGGIGMVLINPTPSSIDPDAHTIPTVHVDARFRTPIVEYAATPGATVTLSAGNSTDYTPPTPALAGFSSRGPVLADGSDILKPDITAPGVAILAAGPNQAEGTPTFEFLSGTSMSSPHIAGLAALYLGERPTATPAEIKSAMMTSAYNTVDADGVEITDPFAQGAGHVDPTKFFDPGLLYLNGPTDWLGYLQGIGYDAGVEPIDGSNLNLASIAIGTLTAPETITRTVTSTQAGVFTASVAGLDGITATVEPTTLEFAAAGETKSYTVTLARTDAPLDQFTTGSLTWTSGETTVRSPIAVQPATIVAPAEVDGTGVTGSVDVSVTPGGDGDIPLTTSGLSLGTLLPDATGDAPGHSGSGVKGDEVTYDVTVPEGAEFARFDLDSIDDTADLDLIVYQLDAAGTPVAGWQSATGAADERVDLVAPEAGAYQMIVSVFAANPSTAWDATATSVLPGGSPLTLTPAVIAGQQGVATTYTASWADLEPQSRYLGLVNYGDTGAVTAVAVTTGEAPEPTAPVNVTPPTITGTPAPGSTLTASPGEWDTEGLAFTYQWQSNGADIAGATAATYKVAKADQGAVITVAVTATAEGLDPTTAVSAGVTVAYTSTTKLSVNRFLAFSWQQLSATVTVKSGSPAPAEGTVTVTVNGKPADVALTAANNGTLTYTLPKLGAGVYVVKASYGGSPTVLGSQSSSSLVWVIF; the protein is encoded by the coding sequence TTGAGCAAACCGCCCGGCGGCCGCGTGGCCACGTCGTCCATCAGAAAAGCAGTTTCCACGATCGCGACAGCCGGGCTCCTCGCCTCCGCTCTCGTCGTCGGCACAGCGGCCGCCGCCTCGGCAGCCCCGATCGTGCCGGGCGGAGTCGGTCAGACCAGTTTCGAGCCGGGCCGCTACATCGTCACCCTCGCCGAAGACGCCGTCGCCACTTACGAGGGCGGCACCAGCGGGTACGAGGCGACGACGCCCGACGAGGGCGACCAGCTCAACGCCCGCCGCGCGCCCGTGCAGAGCTACAGCGACTACCTCGAAACCAAGCAGCAGGATGTCGCGGCGGCCGTCGGCGCCACGATCGACTACTCGTACACGATGGCCCTCAACGGCTTCGCCGCCGACCTCACCGCGGCCCAGGCCGCCGAACTCGCGTCGAACAAGGACGTCGTCGCGCTGACCCCCGACGAGCTCAAGCACATCACCGCGGTGCAAAACCCTGTGCCCTCGACCGAGTTCCTCGGCCTCGAGGGTGACGGCGGCGTCTGGGCCGCGACCGGCGGTGCCGAAACCGCGGGCGCCGGCGTGGTCGTCGGAGTCCTCGACACCGGCATCGCCCCCGAGAACCCGGCGTTCGCCGGAGACCCGCTCACGACGGTGGCCGGCGACGAGCCGTACCTCTCCGCCGAGAACACCATCACGTACACGAAGGGCGACGGCGACACCTTCACCGGAACCTGCCAGACCGGCGAGCAGTTCGTCGTCGGCGACTGCAGCACCAAGATCGTGGGCGCGCGCTACTTCGTCAACGGGTTCGGCGAAGCGAACCTCGGCGACGCCACGACCGGCACCGGCGAGTTCGTCTCGCCGCGCGACGGCGACGGCCACGGTTCGCACACCGGCTCGACCGCCGTCGGCAACTACGGCACCGAGGCCGACGTGCTCGGCCGCGACTTCGGCACCATCTCCGGAGTTGCCCCCGCCGCCAAGATCGCCGCCTACAAGGTCTGCTGGTCGGGCCCCGACGACGGCGCCACCACCGACGACGGCTGCACCACGACCGACATGCTCGCCGCCATCAACCAGGCGGTGCGCGACGGCGTCGACGTGCTGAACTTCTCCATCGGCGGCGGTGCCGCCGAGACGACGTTCTCGCCGACCGACGAGGCGTTCCTCGGCGCTGCTGCCGCGGGCATCTTCGTCGCAGCGTCGGCCGGCAACTCCGGCCCCGGTTCCTCGACCCTCGACAACGCGTCGCCGTGGATCACCACCGTCGCCGCGTCCACGATCCCGAGCTACTACGGCACCGTCACCCTGGGCGACGGACAGTCCTTCGTCGGCGCGAGCATCACGGTGACCGACCCGGTCGCGGGCGGCCTCGTCAACTCGACGGCGGTGGCCGCTGCGGGAGACGCGGGAGCGGATGCCGCCCTGTGCGCGCCCGGCAGCCTCGACCCGGCGCTCGTGCCGGCCGACACGCTCATCGTCTGCGACCGCGGGGTCGTCGACCGCACCGCCAAGTCCGCCGAGGTCGCCCGGGTGGGTGGCATCGGCATGGTGCTGATCAACCCGACGCCGAGCTCGATCGACCCCGACGCGCACACCATCCCCACGGTGCACGTCGACGCCCGGTTCCGCACCCCGATCGTCGAGTACGCGGCCACCCCCGGCGCCACCGTCACGCTGAGCGCCGGCAACTCGACCGACTACACGCCGCCGACGCCCGCGCTCGCCGGGTTCTCGTCGCGCGGTCCGGTCCTGGCAGACGGAAGCGACATCCTGAAGCCCGACATCACCGCACCCGGTGTCGCGATCCTCGCGGCCGGACCCAACCAGGCCGAGGGCACTCCGACATTCGAGTTCCTCAGCGGAACGTCGATGTCGAGCCCGCACATCGCCGGCCTCGCCGCGCTCTACCTCGGTGAGCGCCCCACGGCGACACCGGCCGAGATCAAGTCGGCGATGATGACCAGCGCGTACAACACGGTCGATGCCGACGGAGTCGAGATCACCGACCCGTTCGCGCAGGGTGCCGGCCACGTGGACCCGACGAAATTCTTCGACCCGGGCCTGCTCTACCTCAACGGTCCGACCGACTGGCTCGGCTACCTGCAGGGCATCGGGTACGACGCGGGAGTGGAGCCGATCGACGGCAGCAACCTCAACCTCGCCTCGATCGCCATCGGAACGCTGACCGCGCCCGAGACGATCACCCGCACCGTCACCTCGACCCAGGCCGGCGTCTTCACCGCCTCGGTCGCCGGACTCGACGGCATCACCGCCACCGTCGAACCGACGACGCTCGAGTTCGCGGCCGCCGGGGAGACGAAGAGCTACACGGTGACGCTGGCCCGCACGGACGCGCCGCTCGACCAGTTCACTACCGGCTCGCTCACCTGGACCTCGGGCGAGACCACCGTGCGCAGCCCGATCGCGGTGCAGCCCGCCACGATCGTCGCACCGGCCGAGGTCGACGGAACCGGCGTCACCGGCTCGGTCGACGTGAGCGTGACCCCGGGCGGCGACGGCGACATCCCGCTCACCACCTCGGGCCTCAGCCTCGGCACCCTGCTGCCGGACGCGACGGGCGACGCCCCCGGCCACTCCGGTTCGGGCGTGAAGGGCGACGAGGTCACCTACGACGTGACGGTGCCGGAGGGCGCGGAGTTCGCGCGCTTCGACCTCGACTCGATCGACGACACGGCCGACCTCGACCTGATCGTCTACCAGCTGGATGCCGCGGGGACGCCGGTCGCCGGGTGGCAGTCGGCCACGGGTGCGGCCGACGAACGCGTCGACCTCGTCGCTCCGGAGGCGGGCGCGTACCAGATGATCGTCAGCGTGTTCGCGGCCAACCCGTCGACCGCGTGGGACGCCACGGCCACCTCGGTGCTGCCGGGCGGCAGCCCGCTCACGCTCACCCCCGCGGTGATCGCGGGGCAGCAGGGAGTGGCGACGACCTACACGGCGTCGTGGGCCGACCTCGAACCGCAGTCGCGGTACCTCGGTCTGGTGAACTACGGCGACACGGGCGCGGTCACCGCGGTGGCGGTGACCACCGGCGAGGCTCCGGAGCCCACGGCCCCGGTCAACGTGACGCCGCCGACCATCACCGGCACCCCCGCCCCGGGCAGCACGCTCACCGCGTCGCCGGGTGAATGGGACACCGAGGGCCTCGCCTTCACCTACCAGTGGCAGTCGAACGGTGCCGACATCGCCGGGGCCACGGCCGCGACGTACAAGGTGGCCAAGGCCGACCAGGGTGCGGTCATCACGGTGGCGGTCACCGCGACGGCCGAGGGCCTCGACCCGACGACCGCGGTCTCTGCGGGTGTGACGGTCGCCTACACGTCGACGACCAAGCTGTCGGTGAACCGCTTCCTCGCGTTCTCGTGGCAGCAGCTCTCGGCGACGGTCACGGTGAAGAGCGGATCCCCGGCCCCCGCCGAGGGCACGGTCACCGTGACGGTGAACGGCAAGCCCGCCGACGTCGCCCTCACTGCGGCGAACAACGGCACCCTCACCTACACCCTGCCGAAACTCGGGGCAGGCGTGTACGTGGTGAAGGCGAGCTACGGCGGCAGCCCCACCGTGCTCGGCTCGCAGAGTTCGAGCTCGCTCGTCTGGGTGATCTTCTAG
- a CDS encoding extracellular solute-binding protein yields the protein MKKSFRIGAVVATAAIASMALSSCGFSDSSGGGGDANTLDLLVPSYSDGTQALWEDVIAGFEDENPDITVNLEVQSWDNLNDVVTTKVQGGKAPDIMNGGPFAGFAADDLLYPVSEVTSEDTRADFQESFVASASVGDTQYGLPLIASSRTLFVNNDLLAQAGVEAPTTWDELLEAGKAINALGLPSTYGYGLPLGSEEAQAESAIWFMGGGGTFGDADAITIDTPENLEAATFIQKMVDEGATQPDAGATDRTPLIDVFIQGNIGMIEGLPPTVGQIEEKNPDLDYSMVPIPTKDGQPFTLGVADHLMAFTNDGDKQEAITKFFDYFYTPEVYVNWVTTEGFLPTTVSGGEQLADDEKLAVFLEALPSAEFYPSTNPNWSATDAAFKSLVGQLAQGKDPQAVLTEIQAKSDEG from the coding sequence ATGAAGAAGTCGTTCCGGATCGGCGCGGTCGTTGCCACCGCGGCCATCGCATCCATGGCACTCAGCTCCTGCGGTTTCAGCGACAGTTCGGGAGGCGGCGGAGACGCCAACACACTCGACCTCCTCGTCCCCTCCTACTCCGACGGCACGCAGGCGCTCTGGGAGGACGTCATCGCGGGCTTCGAAGACGAGAACCCCGACATCACCGTCAACCTCGAGGTGCAGTCGTGGGACAACCTGAACGACGTGGTGACCACGAAGGTGCAGGGCGGCAAGGCCCCCGACATCATGAACGGCGGCCCGTTCGCCGGCTTCGCCGCCGACGACCTGCTCTACCCGGTGTCCGAGGTCACGTCGGAGGACACCCGCGCCGACTTCCAGGAGTCGTTCGTCGCGAGCGCCTCGGTCGGCGATACCCAGTACGGCCTGCCGCTCATCGCCTCGTCGCGCACGCTCTTCGTGAACAACGACCTGCTCGCCCAGGCCGGCGTCGAGGCGCCGACCACGTGGGACGAGCTGCTCGAAGCCGGCAAGGCGATCAACGCGCTCGGCCTGCCGTCGACGTACGGCTACGGCCTGCCGCTCGGCTCGGAGGAGGCGCAGGCCGAGTCGGCCATCTGGTTCATGGGCGGCGGCGGAACGTTCGGCGACGCCGACGCGATCACGATCGACACCCCCGAGAACCTCGAGGCGGCCACCTTCATCCAGAAGATGGTCGACGAGGGCGCCACCCAGCCCGACGCCGGAGCCACCGACCGCACCCCGCTCATCGACGTTTTCATCCAGGGCAACATCGGCATGATCGAGGGCCTCCCGCCCACCGTCGGCCAGATCGAAGAGAAGAACCCCGACCTCGACTACTCGATGGTGCCGATCCCCACCAAGGACGGCCAGCCCTTCACGCTCGGCGTCGCCGACCACCTGATGGCCTTCACGAACGACGGCGACAAGCAGGAAGCGATCACCAAGTTCTTCGACTACTTCTACACGCCCGAGGTCTACGTGAACTGGGTCACCACCGAGGGCTTCCTGCCCACGACCGTCTCCGGCGGCGAGCAGCTCGCCGACGACGAGAAGCTCGCGGTATTCCTCGAGGCGCTGCCGAGCGCCGAGTTCTACCCGAGCACGAACCCGAACTGGTCCGCGACGGATGCCGCTTTCAAGAGCCTCGTCGGACAGCTCGCCCAGGGCAAGGACCCGCAGGCCGTGCTGACCGAGATCCAGGCGAAGAGCGACGAGGGCTGA
- a CDS encoding carbohydrate ABC transporter permease: MTNAPLAPEATTRRPRRAAGRSSRDLLLALPWIAPSLVLIFGVVLFPAAVMFYNSTRDISQSGVDRGPAGFDNYLTLLEFDPIWGVLGRTLVWVVAVVLFTVLLSLALAQLLNKAFPGRQLVRMAVIVPWAASVVMTTLVVYYGLDPFYGIINEGLVQLGILDTPYGFTKNATSAFAWSIGIAVFVSLPFTTYTILAGLQTIPADVFEAAKIDGAGRRHTYFAIVLPQLRSALAVAILINIINVFNSLPILKVMTGSIPGYDADTVMTLIFKYIQTDHRIDVASALSVVGFLMVLVIVALYVRIVKPMREV, from the coding sequence ATGACCAACGCACCACTCGCGCCGGAGGCGACCACGCGTCGCCCCCGGCGGGCGGCGGGCCGCTCGTCACGCGACCTGCTGCTCGCGCTGCCGTGGATCGCGCCGTCGCTCGTGCTCATCTTCGGCGTCGTGCTGTTCCCCGCGGCGGTGATGTTCTACAACTCGACGCGTGACATCAGCCAGTCGGGAGTCGACCGCGGCCCGGCCGGCTTCGACAACTACCTGACGCTGCTCGAGTTCGACCCGATCTGGGGCGTACTCGGCCGCACCCTGGTCTGGGTCGTGGCCGTGGTGCTCTTCACCGTGCTGCTCTCGCTGGCCCTCGCACAGTTGCTGAACAAGGCGTTCCCGGGCCGGCAGCTCGTGCGCATGGCCGTCATCGTGCCGTGGGCCGCGAGCGTCGTGATGACGACGCTCGTGGTCTACTACGGCCTCGACCCGTTCTACGGCATCATCAACGAGGGGCTCGTGCAGCTCGGCATCCTCGACACGCCCTACGGCTTCACCAAGAACGCGACCTCGGCGTTCGCCTGGTCGATCGGCATCGCGGTGTTCGTCTCTCTGCCGTTCACGACCTACACGATCCTCGCCGGGCTGCAGACGATCCCGGCCGACGTCTTCGAGGCGGCGAAGATCGACGGGGCCGGCCGTCGCCACACCTATTTCGCCATCGTGCTGCCGCAGCTGCGTAGCGCGCTCGCCGTGGCGATCCTGATCAACATCATCAACGTGTTCAACTCGCTGCCGATCCTCAAGGTGATGACCGGGTCGATCCCGGGCTACGACGCCGACACGGTGATGACGCTGATCTTCAAGTACATCCAGACCGACCACCGCATCGACGTCGCGAGCGCGCTCAGCGTCGTCGGATTCCTGATGGTGCTGGTGATCGTCGCCCTGTACGTCAGAATCGTCAAGCCGATGCGGGAGGTGTGA
- a CDS encoding carbohydrate ABC transporter permease has translation MTDTTHVRRRRYTADQVGAGAVAWRMLAGAVVLLIFVAPYLLMFVSSLKSKSEILQVPPTFLPTEWHPENYVTMWSTPETPLVQNLISTIVIAVFATLLVLAVALPAAYYTARFRFPGRLVFLFLVIVTQMLQPAVLTSGLFREFQFLGISDTWLAMILINAAFNLSFAVWIMHSFFAGVPKEIDEAAQLDGAGRWTVLLRINLPLVWPGIVTAIVFTFVSCWNEFAASLVILSTAGNQPLSVALTKFVGQYATSWQYVFGISIVAIVPVVILFMLIEKRLVGGLTAGSVK, from the coding sequence ATGACCGACACCACGCACGTGCGCCGACGCCGCTACACCGCCGACCAGGTCGGTGCCGGGGCCGTCGCCTGGCGGATGCTCGCGGGCGCCGTCGTGCTGCTGATCTTCGTCGCACCGTACCTCCTCATGTTCGTGAGCTCGCTCAAGTCGAAGAGCGAGATCCTGCAGGTGCCGCCGACGTTCCTGCCGACCGAATGGCACCCCGAGAACTACGTCACCATGTGGTCGACGCCCGAGACCCCGCTCGTGCAGAACCTCATTTCGACCATCGTGATCGCGGTCTTCGCGACGCTGCTCGTGCTCGCCGTGGCCCTCCCGGCCGCCTACTACACCGCCCGGTTCCGGTTCCCGGGGCGGCTGGTGTTCCTCTTCCTGGTGATCGTCACGCAGATGCTGCAGCCCGCGGTTCTCACCTCGGGCCTCTTCCGGGAGTTCCAGTTCCTCGGAATCAGCGACACCTGGCTCGCGATGATCCTGATCAACGCGGCCTTCAACCTGTCGTTCGCGGTCTGGATCATGCACAGCTTCTTCGCCGGCGTGCCGAAGGAGATCGACGAGGCGGCGCAGCTCGACGGCGCCGGCCGCTGGACGGTGCTGCTCCGCATCAACCTGCCGCTCGTCTGGCCGGGCATCGTCACCGCGATCGTCTTCACCTTCGTCTCCTGCTGGAACGAGTTCGCCGCCTCGCTCGTCATCCTCTCCACCGCCGGCAACCAGCCGCTGTCGGTCGCCCTCACCAAGTTCGTCGGGCAGTACGCCACCAGCTGGCAGTACGTCTTCGGCATTTCGATCGTCGCGATCGTGCCGGTCGTGATTCTCTTTATGCTCATCGAGAAGCGCCTTGTCGGCGGTCTCACCGCAGGGAGCGTGAAGTAG
- a CDS encoding ROK family transcriptional regulator, with protein sequence MTTRKPPFAPQRTHGLAGGRALRPSSKVLPEHARGHNRSLVLQTLYLAGERSRADIARETGLTRVTVSDLVAELIAEGLVLELGPREDARPGKPATLLELNALAFHIIGIDLSEFAIFRGAVLDLRGQIISRAEIPLENSTGADAAAKVVALVERLVAAATLPILGVGVGSPGIVGLGGVVLTAPNLGWVNEPLQQSLAERFGLPVLVANDANAAALAEHSFGGADSDMILIKIGHGVGAGLLLDGSPFFGGRFAAGEIGHVVVGTDGGAECVCGKRGCLETWLATPRLDAALAAAASSDERTTILTEAGQRLGIALAPVVGALDLAEVVLSGPTELLDGVLGTAVIETLRARTMAEYHGGLILRMTTLGEDIVLRGAAAMVLSGQLGVS encoded by the coding sequence ATGACCACCCGGAAACCCCCGTTCGCACCGCAGCGCACCCACGGCCTGGCCGGTGGTCGCGCCCTCCGCCCGAGCAGCAAGGTGCTGCCGGAACACGCCCGCGGCCACAACCGCTCGCTCGTGCTGCAGACCCTCTACCTGGCCGGCGAACGCAGTCGCGCCGACATCGCCCGCGAGACCGGCCTCACCCGCGTCACCGTCTCCGACCTGGTGGCCGAGCTCATCGCCGAGGGACTCGTGCTCGAGTTGGGTCCGCGCGAAGACGCCCGCCCCGGCAAGCCGGCGACCCTGCTCGAACTGAACGCCCTCGCGTTCCACATCATCGGCATCGACCTCAGCGAGTTCGCGATCTTCCGCGGGGCCGTCCTCGACCTGCGCGGGCAGATCATCTCGCGTGCCGAGATCCCCCTCGAGAACAGCACGGGGGCGGATGCCGCGGCCAAAGTCGTCGCCCTGGTCGAGCGCCTCGTGGCGGCTGCCACGCTGCCCATCCTCGGGGTCGGCGTCGGCTCCCCGGGTATCGTCGGCCTCGGCGGTGTCGTGCTCACCGCGCCCAACCTCGGCTGGGTCAACGAACCGCTGCAGCAGTCGCTCGCCGAACGGTTCGGTCTGCCCGTACTGGTCGCGAACGACGCCAACGCCGCCGCCCTCGCCGAGCACAGCTTCGGCGGTGCCGACAGCGACATGATCCTGATCAAGATCGGGCACGGTGTGGGTGCCGGTCTGCTGCTCGACGGCAGCCCGTTCTTCGGCGGGCGGTTCGCCGCCGGGGAGATCGGACACGTGGTCGTGGGTACCGACGGCGGTGCCGAGTGCGTGTGCGGAAAACGCGGGTGCCTGGAGACGTGGTTGGCCACGCCGAGGCTCGACGCGGCGTTGGCTGCGGCCGCGTCATCCGACGAACGCACGACGATTTTGACGGAAGCGGGTCAACGCCTCGGCATTGCGCTCGCCCCGGTGGTGGGAGCGCTCGACCTAGCCGAGGTCGTGCTGAGCGGTCCGACCGAACTGCTTGATGGCGTGCTGGGAACGGCCGTCATCGAGACCCTCCGCGCGAGAACGATGGCCGAGTACCACGGCGGTCTGATCCTGCGGATGACAACCCTCGGAGAGGACATCGTGCTGCGCGGCGCCGCAGCGATGGTGCTCTCCGGCCAGCTCGGGGTCTCCTGA